TGAACCCAAAAAACAAATTCTCACTTCATAATTCGAAACAGctcaaaaaattttatgaaagcaTCCGTGGTTATGTTTCTTTACATCTAAACAGATCAAAAATCTACTTGCACTAAAAATCAGGTGTATAACAATCAAGTGACCAAAATTATTACACAATTCTAACATATTCCTATCTAATATTCATCTATTTAATACGAGAAACCCTACTGCAGTTTTAGGTAAACAATAAACATATAGCGAATTAGTGAAATCAATAAAGGTTCAAATTGCAGCCTAAACCTAATGTGGCTAGACTAGCATCTAAAGGCTGGCTGCTACAAGCAACTCAACTTAATGCACACATGTTCAACGTATGTAGAGGCCCCTATTCCgactaaaatataaaacagcCTACCTAAATCTAAAGAGCACTGCGATTTAGAAGGGGCAATAGAACTATCTCCCAACTTGAGCAAAGTAACATCTATAACATATAAAACCTGAAAAAGAACTAAAGAACCAGTCACCAACCGCTAATCTATTATCAGATAATGTATGGCATTCAAAAGCTAAGTCCAAGTCTAACCAGGTATGCTCAGGCATTCTCAAATATAAGACAATTCAAAGATCAAGTTATACACTGCAGCATATACGCTCAAGTGTAAGATTAGAGATAAGGTTCGTGATACCTTATCATAAACGGTCCAATTTATCTCATATGAGAACAATTCATCTTTTGTCTTAGGAATTGTATCAATCAATTGCTTGGCATCCAACAGCTTCCGGTTTTCTGGTAATTTTACTTTATCCGATACACGTTCCCGGTCCCTGTCATTCTCCTTTCTGCTGTCGTGTTTATTGCGATGACTGTCACGATCATGTGAACGTCTAATTCTATCTTTCTCAGGGTCAGGTTTCTCTTCTTTGGTGCTAACACCTGTAATACGCTTTGCAAATTCGGCTGCCGCCGCCAAATTTGGAGCCGGTCCCCCAGAAGGATCATGTTGGACTGCCTGGAGTTCATCATTTGAGTAGTCAATGGGAACCAGAGGCCGCATCTTTTTCTCCTTCTGTGCATCCTCATCTTCCTCCTTCAAAAAAACGGAAGGAACTGCAGTTCGTTTTCCAGATGCTACAAGACCAAAGCCCAACTTTCTACTTTGTGCATTACTGTTCTGCTGTGTATCTACTGCAGCAACAGAATTTGCACATATTTCAGCGCCAGTGCCGTTAAGTGCGATCCGTTCAGCTGTCATATATAAgcaaataattatatactatAAATAAACTAGCTAGAACTTTTGAAGTTAAGAGAGACCTACTCATATGGTTTTCATGCTCTGAATCACCGTTGGAAAACATGTCAAAGACTTTTTCTTTGCTTTCAGCAATGGCTTCATCAGTCAGTAAAACAGcttcttcattctttttggtGGTGGAAGCAGTCAAAAGCCTCATATTCTCTTCTTGCTCTTGTTTCTGCTTCTTCCGAACTTCTTCGGCCCTGATCTTGGCCTCTGCAatttcttcctcttcttttaACCTGTCTGCAATGTCATCTTCCTTCTCTCTTTGCCTCCTTTTCCTGTCCTCCCCACTGCTTCTGTGTTTCCGCTTCTTGTTATAACCATCATCACCTTCACGCTCTTCATCTATAATTTCATATTTCCGCTCCTCCGCCCTTTCttcttctctttctctctcctgCTTTCGTAAACGATCCTTATCTTTTTCTCGAGATTCCCAATCCTTGACACGAACCATATATCGACGCTCATCCTCTCGAGTCTTGTATTGTCTTTCTCTGTCTTTTTTAGCTCTTTCTTGCTCTCTGTCTCTCTCGTTCCTCTCAAGTTCCCTTTCCTTTTCCCTTGTAACATCACGGTCTCGATCTCTACTCCTATCATTTTTTCTGTTCCTGTCAGGCGTGCTTGTATCCAGTTTATCATGATCATTAGGAGTTCTGTTTGCAATTTTCACATCCTCCTCAGTTTTCTCTTCTGCTACATCCACTAGAAGAAAGAAACAGAATCATGCTATCACATAGTTATAGATCACCAGTTAAAACATATCTATGTGACATTATCCTACAGGATACGGTCAAAGTATATCTAGCAATTTAACAGTTAAATAGAATACAACAGAAGATTTCTGGTCATATATTTGCAACAAAGACTTACCACTTTTCACCATATCCACATCTGAGTTCTCTTCCCTCGACCCGTCCTTGACTTCTGTATTTGAAGTAACAGAACCGTCAGTAGCCACTAGTGGGGGTGGGGGTGGTGGTGGCAATGGATGTGTCTTCAACCTTTCTTCTATTATGCCATTTAGTTTCTCCAAAGCCTCTCGATCAGCTACCCTATCTTCATTGGTAACAAGACCAAATTTagtgatgtcttcatctttttGGTCAGTAATCTTCTCTTCTTTAGACTCCAATTGGGTAGATTCTGAAGAGCCACCTTTCTCACTACCTGTTGCACTTACTTCCTCAGCCTCTTGAACCCCCTCAGTCCCAACTTCTTCagagtttttaatattttccctTTTCTTTCCGACATAACGCTCCAGGTATTCTTTAGTtgctgaattaaaatttaactgtAAAGGTGACAAGGGGAGACAGTTACACAAGTGAACACCATATTATATTAATCTAGTGAATGAGGTAACCAGCCTGTGAAAGGCAACAAACTATACTAAATGTTTTGAAGTTGCTACATAAAGATAGTCAAAGTATATGTGACATCAAAAAAATATGTGGGTTTTGGTCCAGAACAATTGATTATTGGTAACATATGTCTGGTGGAAAAAAACGATGGACGACAGAAACCCTAAAATGGGTCGATTTTTCCGCTGGATGAACTGTAGCAACCCTCTATATGCATCAAAAACTTAGAGTTAATCCATACAACATTTTTTTCCGCTGGAAGTATGCCCTGACATACGATTGTCAGGGACCCGGACCCAAAATATATATCTTACAGTATCTACTTTGTCAACTTAcagcagatatatatatatatatatacatatatataacatttgACAAGTTAATACAAAGATTATACCATAAGTTGTTGTCCATCTACATTTAATTTGCTCAGCAGCCTTATTGCACGAAGAATCCCCTCAGCAGAATCGAACTCACAAAACCCATAGCCTTTTAGAGCCCCAGATGTTGGATCTTGAGGACGTTTCCAGCTCTTAACAGGTCCACAGAGCTTCACAAATGCACAGATGTCAACATTTCAACAAACGCAagcattaaaattataaaattaagtagaCTTCAACAGATATTTAGTTAACAAGAAAATAACTTACTTTCAAGATAGAGAGGATGAAATCATTGTCTACTGTTGATGCTATCTTGCCTACATAAACTGTTGTTTGCGGTTTCTCTGCAGGTGTAACACTTGGAATCCCACCTGGTCTAATAACAGGAGTGATGACTGGACCACGTACCCCGGGAACAGGAGGGCGCATCAATGCTGGATTGATGCCAACCATCCCCACAGGTCGCAGAGGATATATTGGCCTCACCATTGCTGGGTACACACTGGGATACCGAGGAATTCCTGCACACATTAAAAGCAGATGCTATGCAAGTTTATTAGAGCAGGATTTTTTACAACCTGCAGTAAGTTATGCTTTTATAGTACAGTTATCTAGATACATAATTAAGTACGAAGAATAGTTAATTGCTGTTACTACACAGAACAATCAATTTGAATATAGTCAGTACAGGCAAGGCAAAACTCACCAGTTGAACATAAAACCTGAAGTATATCAAAGAGAAAAAACACGATTCTGGAAAGACAAAACAAGATTGCGAGTAAGCTTACCTTCTGTTCCACAGCATAAAAGAAGTTTTCTCAGATTATCCAATGCACCAATTTGGACGATTTGAATTCAGTAATATGAGACCCCCTGTCTCACTCATACCGACGCAGTTGACGAAAAACATTCTATTTCTACCCAAAAACTTACAATTAATTAAGCTTTTTCtgtttttactttttgtttGGAAGACAAGAACATACATATTggcatataaaaaatattggaTATTAGAAAGATTGTGATACCTTGATATACAAATGCAAGTTGCAGTCAGTTGCTAGCATGGGTCTGCTGCCGGAAAATAAAGAATCGAGAACCCATTAAAGGGGAGTACCCTTATGACTAAAATATAAGCCTACTAAAATGAACATAGCACAAAACCATGTATTATTTAGCAAAACAATTGGGAATAGATCATACTTGCTCAAACTACCACAAAAAATCATTCAATTCCTAGGGAAACCAATTAAAAATCTACCCTTTCTCATTACAATAACTACAAGCAATGACAATCAATAGACAAACAAATACACGCATACCAAAAGAGTTGTTGATAGCGATAGTCTCTACGTGGAGCTAGCTTTCCAAACCTTTCTCATCGGTATCAATCAAGATGACACTGTAGGAGAAAACATCTGGTCATACACACCCCTAAGCAGCTAAATTCGACCAGCACCAATCCCAAGCCCACCCAACTTCGCCAAACACTCACATTCTCATTCACCCCCGTAAAAACATAACAACGCATTCACATTCTTATATAAAAGTTTCGATTTTTACATGATTCTCCTTCAATTTTATCAAGCAATCACAACTTGTCAAACTAACCATAAGACATTACAACTCAAAACTACTACATactaaataacatataatcatacTAAGcctaaatatttgtaaatatagttgtataaatataataaagaaaagagagataaacCCACCAGGAGGAGGCATGGGCAAGTACCCATTAGGCATCTGCATATACCCCGGCCTAATCATCTGCTGCTGAGGCTGTTGATAGACCAACCCACCGGATACGGGTCCGGGTCCGGGTCCAACACCCGGAGGCTGCACCCCATGATTCTGAGGCTGAAAGCTCGAATTGGGCACCGGAGAAAACTGCGGCGGCATCGGCAACGGAACCGGCGGAGCAGCTGGCCGGAAAGATGGCGGCGCGTAGGGTTGAATCGCCGGCGGCGCGAGTGGGGGCGGCGGGAGATTCACATTAGGGTTAGGGATTTGAGATGATTCGGGTTGATCCAGTTGGGGATTGGGATTATCTGAAGTGGGTTGTTGGGGGATTGTATTATCTTGGGATTTTTGAGGGGAGATTggagctgctgctgctgcttccGCCTCCGCCATAACTACAATACACAGAGGACAATCAAGAAAGTTGATCTTTACTCAATTTGGTGGTTTATATACTCCAATTGTAAAAAAACTCGGGTCCAGGACCCTGCCCTTACAGTCGGATGAATATAGGGATCATGGACCGTTTTGCGGAGTTCAAAACAAGTGATTTATTACTTAAAACTAGCTTTATGTCTTTGATTATACTAGccttttaacccgtgcgaagcacgggcaagtatttaattcataatttattatttataagttaaattttaaaattattttagtattttagtataattggaacatctatttataagtgtttttagtattaatatatgttattaatagtagtttcatttttttaactaattatatttaagaggataatgataaagtttttgagtgtttttagtatttgaaattatttaataaaagaagAGTAATAGAGCTACATatgttgtagacttttagttgtATAAGGAGAGTACTAAACCAAAAAGAatatgaccaaaccaaaaatttgtacgactacaaattatacccatgttggcttattatagtatagtatagtatagattttccatttattcattaattaatttttaaatttttattatttatatttgtatttcatatttgagtttttaacttatttctgtcatgtataaataattatagGTATGTATGTATTgtaatattgtataataaatctttcaaatattcaaataaaaatgaaactactcgtaataaaaaatcaaataagaataaaatacatGAAGTCTGTGAAAGTCAAATTAACAGATATGAATATTCAAAACTTAATAATTCATAGGCAAATTTTCATAAACAGGATGGTATTAACCACTGGTAATTTCCAATCTTCAAACTCTATGTTTCCGGTATTGTTCACATCCATTTCTCCCCGTTTCAAACAAAAAATCCTATGAATACCAAAATATTGAGAGAACAATAACATCGTGTGAATTAGTCTATGCTTGACTAACCAAGCAGACCCACATCCAAATTCAATTATCCCCATCATTGGATCCTAAttgtcaaatttattaaatgatttatatgataagtTCTTTTATAATTCTCGTTTTTTATGTTGacttgtatttattatttagtttaGATTTTTTCGAAAAATGGAGGTTTATGTTAACAAAACatgataaaattaatattttttaactgaATTATATgtagtaatttttttgaatttatatattacaactttattttataattcttgATTCTCAATTATCGAATGTATCAATTTTACATTTTAACTGTATTAACTTTTGCCTGCTTAAATAGAAAAGATGTTTATAGTGTTATAAAACTTgacaatttaatattttctcaacTTAATTATGATCAAGATAGAAAAGTCAGAATATActctttttgataaattatcaaTAAAGCTAGAGACACACATAATCTGAGTACTTTGAACACATAGATCATAATTTTCAAACCAAAAGGGAATCTAAAACCTCAGCATTGTTTCCAGCTATAGGCCGAGTTTTACCTTCAGCTATTTGTGCATGAACTTCATTCATCAAACTCCCCAGCTcacctttcttttcttttattcacAACAATATGAGTCTGGTCGGAGATCTtctacccaagtgtatctaaaTTGGCTTGTTTGACATGTACACCCGataaatatttccaacagtGATACTATCAACCCAGAGCAATGTTTGTGCCAAAATTAAATGCCAGCAATCTTAACAATAACTTGTGATGCAGTACATGGAAAAAAAGTATCCTGAGCAAACATGTCTTGGTCTGCTCCTTTACAATCAAGTGACAACCGTCCATAATCAAACTTTCTATGCTTCACCTTGGCATCCAACgcatttttaaaatctaaacatgACAACTCCACATTCTCTGCAAAGACCGGTAGCCCTCCTATATTCATGTAACCTTCCCATGTGTTGATGATCGGTTTTTCTTCATCATCAAACACTAAAAAAAGAACTTGTTGATAAAAAGGGAATGACCATGACACTAAAAAAGAACATGAACTTACTCAGAGACAGCCTGGAATCAATCTCTTGATTAATTTTGGTACACCGCAGAACATGAACATTCTCCTATTGTTCTCTCCTATACTCTCTATTTGTCGATGCCGGTAACTGGAATGGAGTTCCCTTGCTGGAGTTTCATACAATTCTGTTCATAAGCCTGAATGTTGAAATATGCAGGCCGGGACTTGAAAGATCAACACCATGTAGCCGTCTCTGTGATGACATAAGATATCCATGAGTGCCACCAAGTTTAGCCGTGCCTGTGTAGACAGGTTCATTAGTGGACTCACGTGAACAGACTCAAAAACATTTTCAAATACATTGCATTTCCTGGTGAAAGTGGGTTATGGCCCCGCTCGATTGGTAATACAGCATGAAAAGATTTCCAAAGTTATACAAAATTTTCTTCTACGAACATGAGTTTACATAAAGCATCAATGTAACTGATTGGCACgcataaaaaaaaagttttcccGGATATCTTAAAGCCGctttaatttaacaaaatttgtttacataaataaaaatgttaCTATAGATTTAAGAGATGTAGCAGGATCTTGAATAATAGAGTGTTTCTGCTTAGTGAGTGTTGATAAGATCATTAGCCTGGGACAATTCAAGATAATTCACCACTTTAAAAGCCAGTAAACATAGGGATGGAAGGACATTGTAGGTTCACATAGAAAATGGCCTGTAAGAGCAAGAATACACATACCAATGTTGAAggatattataaataaacattttCGAGTTTAACATTGTTTGTCTAATAAGCAGATAGAGTTGCATAACTATATTGAAAGAGACTCAAATATGTGAGTTTGGATAGTTAAACATAGAATATACGTGCATAGTAATGTATTACTTGTAACATGTAATGAACAGAAGGTGAAGTCTAATGCTGGGTATGAAAACTAAGCAGTACACAAAGAGATTTCTAATCCACCGTGCCTTACTATCTGATTACAAAATGACTGAAACTTCAATAAGAAAATCAATATTGCAATACACCCCTCAAGTAGAAAACTGAATTATGTTAGAGATTCAATGGAAAAAGTgaagttttataatattcctaatttctaaatttctaaatttttatccCTAGTAACCTAAGCCTCTTAAAGGCATGCAAATGGTAGTGCCAGGCTATGCATCTAAATGCTTCAACACCGCAGCTACTTGTAAATATCTTTCCGGCCCTTAGCCGACTAACCTTCAGGCAATCATGTTGGACCGAAAGACAAATGCAataatgtataaataaatacaCAAAAGCCTAAATTTGATAACATGAGCCAGATCAGATCATCGGAAGgagacttaattttttaatcataCGTGATGAATGAGCTGAATTTTGGAAATCACGGCTAATAAAAATAGCATTCACAcctgtaattttataaaaattatggtACTGAGAGTAATCACAGATAATTTTGAGTAACCTAACAAACCAATATTCTCTGCAGGGAGGTGTACACCAAAAATCCAATACTTATATATGTCCATTGATCTTATTGATAAGTCTCTTGACAGATGTAATAATAGAACACCCATCACTTGAGTTTAAGCCTGGTAATCAAATATCAGGACATCGGCTGATTATCCGTTATGTAGCTTTAAGATTATTAGGAAATTTATGTAAAGTTTTTATAGTATAAATATTCAAAGTGCATAACGATTCATCAATATATTCTTAATCTACTATCTGATAGTATATTGCGAGGTACAGCAAGAAACATGACTGAGAGAAACTATATTTCAAATTCTGTAACAATAAAACTAAACAAATGTAATCAAGATAGGCTGccatttaaaaaaaagataggCTACTAATTGAGATTGTGACAACCAATATATAGAGCCTGATAGTGATAGTCTAAACAGAGGGTGTTTGGGTCCTGACCTGTATCTGTAAGCTCCAAAACATATCATGTTGGCGTAAAATTTTGCGCACTTTTATGATCTGTAAATATAAGCACCATGTTCAAAATTCAAAGCAATAACATGTTCTTTTCATTTAACAGAAACACTAAAGACAATCAAGCACTGCAAGCAAGTTGTTTAATAGGAAAAATGTCTTAATATAAACTAATAATGCATTTGTCTACGACATAAGTAACGAAGGAGAAATAACAAATAATCTGACAAATTTACACTGTTTAGCTGCGTATATAATGGTCCGTGGGTCGCGTGCATTGTGTGAGATTTCATGGAAGTACCTTAAATGAGAAACAAACAGTCCTCAATCATTTGtcggtttcaaaaaaataattaagaatattaaaaaCACAGATATCAGCTTTGGTATATTTCAAAGCAAAAGTTCATTTTGAGACTACCTCCCTCAAGTCTGAAAAATCAGTACAACTGCTattcaatccaaaaaaaataaccGATAACATGAGCAAAAAAatacaactatactttacaaaCCAATTAGGCTGGTGAATGCTTTGTGAAGCCCATgctttatgaaaaaaaatactagAAGGCAACAGTTTGATTCAACAAACACCGAAATGAAACAAAATTGAGTATAAATAGGCAAATAACAATGATAGCACGATTAAATTATTAAGAACACAATATATAAACATGAACCAGTTTCATATAACATACATAACAgagcaaaaaattcaaaattattgaatgAAGGACGTGCAAACCTGGTAATGGAAAATATGAGAAATTATAGTTGTTAAATCGATCTCAAATTTTGAATTGCTAGCATTTCcttcagaagaaaaaagaaaaatgtatacTTGCCATGATTTCCGCCAGCAGTTATGTTAATGGAAGGAGCAGATATGATATTGGAGAAGTTACAAACTAATATGTTATAACTTACTTGAGATGTAAAGTTCTTGCCCACTGTTTATatataatccaaaataaataaacagTGTTGATCAGAACTTGCATTCATGACTCTAAACTATCATAGTTTAAGACTCATGTGATGCCACCTTAATTAAACCACTACACTATCAAGAAAACAAATATCT
This genomic window from Daucus carota subsp. sativus chromosome 7, DH1 v3.0, whole genome shotgun sequence contains:
- the LOC108195843 gene encoding RNA-binding motif protein 25 isoform X1 — translated: MAEAEAAAAAPISPQKSQDNTIPQQPTSDNPNPQLDQPESSQIPNPNVNLPPPPLAPPAIQPYAPPSFRPAAPPVPLPMPPQFSPVPNSSFQPQNHGVQPPGVGPGPGPVSGGLVYQQPQQQMIRPGYMQMPNGYLPMPPPGIPRYPSVYPAMVRPIYPLRPVGMVGINPALMRPPVPGVRGPVITPVIRPGGIPSVTPAEKPQTTVYVGKIASTVDNDFILSILKLCGPVKSWKRPQDPTSGALKGYGFCEFDSAEGILRAIRLLSKLNVDGQQLMLNFNSATKEYLERYVGKKRENIKNSEEVGTEGVQEAEEVSATGSEKGGSSESTQLESKEEKITDQKDEDITKFGLVTNEDRVADREALEKLNGIIEERLKTHPLPPPPPPPLVATDGSVTSNTEVKDGSREENSDVDMVKSVDVAEEKTEEDVKIANRTPNDHDKLDTSTPDRNRKNDRSRDRDRDVTREKERELERNERDREQERAKKDRERQYKTREDERRYMVRVKDWESREKDKDRLRKQEREREEERAEERKYEIIDEEREGDDGYNKKRKHRSSGEDRKRRQREKEDDIADRLKEEEEIAEAKIRAEEVRKKQKQEQEENMRLLTASTTKKNEEAVLLTDEAIAESKEKVFDMFSNGDSEHENHMTERIALNGTGAEICANSVAAVDTQQNSNAQSRKLGFGLVASGKRTAVPSVFLKEEDEDAQKEKKMRPLVPIDYSNDELQAVQHDPSGGPAPNLAAAAEFAKRITGVSTKEEKPDPEKDRIRRSHDRDSHRNKHDSRKENDRDRERVSDKVKLPENRKLLDAKQLIDTIPKTKDELFSYEINWTVYDKNQLHERMRPWISKKITEFLGEEETSLVNYIVSTTQEHVNASEVLHRLQSILDDEAEMFVLKMWRMLIFEIKKVETGLAGRVKV
- the LOC108195843 gene encoding RNA-binding motif protein 25 isoform X2 — encoded protein: MAEAEAAAAAPISPQKSQDNTIPQQPTSDNPNPQLDQPESSQIPNPNVNLPPPPLAPPAIQPYAPPSFRPAAPPVPLPMPPQFSPVPNSSFQPQNHGVQPPGVGPGPGPVSGGLVYQQPQQQMIRPGYMQMPNGYLPMPPPGIPRYPSVYPAMVRPIYPLRPVGMVGINPALMRPPVPGVRGPVITPVIRPGGIPSVTPAEKPQTTVYVGKIASTVDNDFILSILKLCGPVKSWKRPQDPTSGALKGYGFCEFDSAEGILRAIRLLSKLNVDGQQLMLNFNSATKEYLERYVGKKRENIKNSEEVGTEGVQEAEEVSATGSEKGGSSESTQLESKEEKITDQKDEDITKFGLVTNEDRVADREALEKLNGIIEERLKTHPLPPPPPPPLVATDGSVTSNTEVKDGSREENSDVDMVKSVDVAEEKTEEDVKIANRTPNDHDKLDTSTPDRNRKNDRSRDRDRDVTREKERELERNERDREQERAKKDRERQYKTREDERRYMVRVKDWESREKDKDRLRKQEREREEERAEERKYEIIDEEREGDDGYNKKRKHRSSGEDRKRRQREKEDDIADRLKEEEEIAEAKIRAEEVRKKQKQEQEENMRLLTASTTKKNEEAVLLTDEAIAESKEKVFDMFSNGDSEHENHMIDTQQNSNAQSRKLGFGLVASGKRTAVPSVFLKEEDEDAQKEKKMRPLVPIDYSNDELQAVQHDPSGGPAPNLAAAAEFAKRITGVSTKEEKPDPEKDRIRRSHDRDSHRNKHDSRKENDRDRERVSDKVKLPENRKLLDAKQLIDTIPKTKDELFSYEINWTVYDKNQLHERMRPWISKKITEFLGEEETSLVNYIVSTTQEHVNASEVLHRLQSILDDEAEMFVLKMWRMLIFEIKKVETGLAGRVKV
- the LOC108195843 gene encoding RNA-binding motif protein 25 isoform X3, which codes for MCAGIPRYPSVYPAMVRPIYPLRPVGMVGINPALMRPPVPGVRGPVITPVIRPGGIPSVTPAEKPQTTVYVGKIASTVDNDFILSILKLCGPVKSWKRPQDPTSGALKGYGFCEFDSAEGILRAIRLLSKLNVDGQQLMLNFNSATKEYLERYVGKKRENIKNSEEVGTEGVQEAEEVSATGSEKGGSSESTQLESKEEKITDQKDEDITKFGLVTNEDRVADREALEKLNGIIEERLKTHPLPPPPPPPLVATDGSVTSNTEVKDGSREENSDVDMVKSVDVAEEKTEEDVKIANRTPNDHDKLDTSTPDRNRKNDRSRDRDRDVTREKERELERNERDREQERAKKDRERQYKTREDERRYMVRVKDWESREKDKDRLRKQEREREEERAEERKYEIIDEEREGDDGYNKKRKHRSSGEDRKRRQREKEDDIADRLKEEEEIAEAKIRAEEVRKKQKQEQEENMRLLTASTTKKNEEAVLLTDEAIAESKEKVFDMFSNGDSEHENHMTERIALNGTGAEICANSVAAVDTQQNSNAQSRKLGFGLVASGKRTAVPSVFLKEEDEDAQKEKKMRPLVPIDYSNDELQAVQHDPSGGPAPNLAAAAEFAKRITGVSTKEEKPDPEKDRIRRSHDRDSHRNKHDSRKENDRDRERVSDKVKLPENRKLLDAKQLIDTIPKTKDELFSYEINWTVYDKNQLHERMRPWISKKITEFLGEEETSLVNYIVSTTQEHVNASEVLHRLQSILDDEAEMFVLKMWRMLIFEIKKVETGLAGRVKV
- the LOC108195843 gene encoding RNA-binding motif protein 25 isoform X4, with product MVRPIYPLRPVGMVGINPALMRPPVPGVRGPVITPVIRPGGIPSVTPAEKPQTTVYVGKIASTVDNDFILSILKLCGPVKSWKRPQDPTSGALKGYGFCEFDSAEGILRAIRLLSKLNVDGQQLMLNFNSATKEYLERYVGKKRENIKNSEEVGTEGVQEAEEVSATGSEKGGSSESTQLESKEEKITDQKDEDITKFGLVTNEDRVADREALEKLNGIIEERLKTHPLPPPPPPPLVATDGSVTSNTEVKDGSREENSDVDMVKSVDVAEEKTEEDVKIANRTPNDHDKLDTSTPDRNRKNDRSRDRDRDVTREKERELERNERDREQERAKKDRERQYKTREDERRYMVRVKDWESREKDKDRLRKQEREREEERAEERKYEIIDEEREGDDGYNKKRKHRSSGEDRKRRQREKEDDIADRLKEEEEIAEAKIRAEEVRKKQKQEQEENMRLLTASTTKKNEEAVLLTDEAIAESKEKVFDMFSNGDSEHENHMTERIALNGTGAEICANSVAAVDTQQNSNAQSRKLGFGLVASGKRTAVPSVFLKEEDEDAQKEKKMRPLVPIDYSNDELQAVQHDPSGGPAPNLAAAAEFAKRITGVSTKEEKPDPEKDRIRRSHDRDSHRNKHDSRKENDRDRERVSDKVKLPENRKLLDAKQLIDTIPKTKDELFSYEINWTVYDKNQLHERMRPWISKKITEFLGEEETSLVNYIVSTTQEHVNASEVLHRLQSILDDEAEMFVLKMWRMLIFEIKKVETGLAGRVKV
- the LOC108195765 gene encoding uncharacterized protein LOC108195765 isoform X2 — protein: MLVSLMLVIQIFSYIRLQGVILGSGSFSTFFIIKCFSAQKYSLGESCVVSSGPITSYQSSVTPFESMLSGVELTGTSMKSHTMHATHGPLYTQLNSIIKVRKILRQHDMFWSLQIQARLNLVALMDILCHHRDGYMVLIFQVPACIFQHSGL
- the LOC108195765 gene encoding uncharacterized protein LOC108195765 isoform X3 — its product is MLQGVILGSGSFSTFFIIKCFSAQKYSLGESCVVSSGPITSYQSSVTPFESMLSGVELTGTSMKSHTMHATHGPLYTQLNSIIKVRKILRQHDMFWSLQIQARLNLVALMDILCHHRDGYMVLIFQVPACIFQHSGL